The following proteins are encoded in a genomic region of Pseudodesulfovibrio mercurii:
- a CDS encoding polysaccharide deacetylase family protein: protein MTKNPMDSLLRELDAWKDADKTAEFWWRDDDAAEPAVELDRLMRLSDRFAVPCGLATIPARAGEPLRKTVTHAHHVWILQHGYAHKNHAPSGAGAWELGNHRPKSVVLDELRLGMGKLTQLFKGRFVPALVPPWNRIDPELLPYLPVMGYRGLSASYKKHRSAPPADLRVADAHCDVLHWKDKPNVRFAGTEKCVKLLVDHLRDKRTREADASEPTCLLTHHMAMDPEAWGFVEALFEATTAHPAASWVSPAAIWPAKG from the coding sequence ATGACAAAAAACCCGATGGACAGCCTGCTGCGCGAACTGGACGCCTGGAAGGACGCGGACAAGACCGCCGAATTCTGGTGGCGCGACGACGACGCGGCCGAACCCGCCGTGGAACTGGACCGGCTCATGCGCCTGTCCGATCGCTTCGCCGTGCCCTGCGGCCTGGCCACGATCCCGGCCAGGGCGGGCGAGCCCCTGCGCAAGACCGTGACCCACGCCCACCACGTCTGGATTCTGCAACACGGCTACGCCCACAAGAATCACGCCCCGTCGGGCGCCGGGGCGTGGGAACTGGGCAACCACCGGCCCAAGTCCGTGGTCCTGGACGAACTTCGCCTGGGCATGGGCAAGCTGACCCAGCTGTTCAAGGGGCGGTTCGTGCCCGCCCTGGTGCCGCCGTGGAACCGCATCGACCCGGAACTGCTGCCCTACCTGCCGGTCATGGGCTACCGGGGACTGTCCGCCAGCTACAAGAAGCACCGTTCCGCTCCGCCCGCCGACCTGCGCGTGGCCGACGCCCACTGCGACGTGCTCCACTGGAAGGACAAGCCGAACGTGCGCTTCGCCGGTACGGAGAAGTGTGTGAAATTGCTGGTGGACCACCTGCGCGACAAGCGCACGCGCGAGGCCGACGCCTCGGAGCCCACCTGTCTGCTGACCCACCACATGGCCATGGACCCCGAGGCCTGGGGTTTTGTGGAGGCGCTCTTCGAGGCGACCACGGCCCATCCGGCCGCTTCCTGGGTTTCCCCGGCCGCCATCTGGCCCGCCAAGGGCTGA
- a CDS encoding radical SAM protein, whose protein sequence is MNVPCNTLIWNMTRKCNFRCEYCYFPHDNTPVTETLDARRIKAFLDGTGRTWKVGLTGGEPFIYPGINDICATLTETHVIGIDTNLSASSKIRDFAARIDPARVHNLYVALHIEERERVKGVDAFIGNARLLLDKGFALIVNYVVHPTLEARFHDDVAFFAAHGIAITPRPFRGTFEGRRYPEAYGERGRAIFADHPEQGKKVAFNFEGLPCSAGRTLLRMEPDGTVFRCPGDKTVLGNVMDEVRLYEGYPPCTKKRCPCRGLDHVRLSAGQSALVEGVQYAVVADDDASLTAFERAMTAAPGHPCGENNLGVLAWRRGDSAEAVRRFERALESRPGNALYAANLEGARAAAPDFDPGICLDVNADVAPR, encoded by the coding sequence ATGAACGTCCCCTGCAACACCCTGATCTGGAACATGACGCGGAAATGTAATTTCCGCTGTGAATACTGCTATTTCCCCCACGACAACACCCCGGTGACCGAGACCCTGGACGCCCGCCGCATCAAGGCGTTCCTCGACGGCACGGGCCGGACCTGGAAGGTCGGCCTGACGGGCGGCGAGCCGTTCATCTACCCCGGCATCAACGACATCTGCGCCACCCTGACCGAGACCCACGTCATCGGCATCGACACCAACCTGTCCGCGTCCTCGAAGATCCGGGACTTCGCCGCGCGCATCGACCCGGCGCGGGTCCACAACCTCTACGTGGCCCTGCACATAGAGGAGCGCGAGCGGGTCAAGGGCGTGGACGCCTTCATCGGGAACGCCCGCCTGCTCCTGGACAAGGGGTTCGCCCTGATCGTCAACTACGTGGTCCACCCCACCCTGGAGGCCCGTTTCCACGACGACGTGGCCTTCTTCGCCGCACACGGCATCGCCATCACACCGCGCCCCTTCCGGGGGACCTTCGAGGGACGGCGCTACCCCGAGGCCTACGGCGAGCGGGGCAGGGCGATCTTCGCCGATCACCCGGAGCAGGGCAAAAAGGTGGCCTTCAACTTCGAGGGGCTGCCCTGCTCGGCGGGCCGCACCCTGCTGCGCATGGAGCCCGACGGCACGGTCTTCCGTTGCCCCGGCGACAAGACGGTCCTGGGCAACGTCATGGACGAGGTGCGCCTCTACGAGGGCTACCCGCCCTGCACCAAGAAGCGCTGCCCCTGCCGGGGGCTGGACCACGTGCGCCTGTCCGCGGGCCAGTCCGCCCTGGTGGAGGGCGTCCAGTACGCGGTGGTGGCCGACGACGACGCCTCGCTGACCGCCTTCGAGCGGGCCATGACCGCCGCCCCCGGGCATCCGTGCGGCGAGAACAACCTCGGCGTGCTGGCCTGGCGGCGCGGCGACTCGGCCGAGGCCGTTCGCCGCTTTGAACGCGCCCTGGAATCCCGGCCCGGCAACGCGCTCTACGCCGCCAACCTCGAAGGCGCCCGCGCCGCCGCCCCGGACTTCGATCCCGGCATCTGCCTGGACGTCAACGCCGACGTCGCCCCCCGGTGA
- a CDS encoding glycosyltransferase, whose amino-acid sequence MPAPDGRTTLGMVLKGYPRISETFISNEIRLLEEMGFKIHIYSMRAPRENFSHESIKRIKAKVTYLPESMIWGLPRLLYHNIRLFLRMPGRYLDCLKIMKKRFRLAPKKHTWVKHMLQAGYIVQKSVLDDGVDLGHLHGHFAHTPTTVTMYAAFLADVPFSFTAHAKDIYTQDPRRIMDKVERARFVVTCTRYNEQYLREHVANGNPIHCVYHGINLDLFSPNGRAPEAKPPYNILTVARFVEKKGIDTVLQALAELRAQGLDFRYTLVGEGKAKFNRRIKHLVHDLGLDDVTTLTGTITHDEVIRLLDHTDCFTLGCRKAKDGDRDGIPNVVAEAMATGVPVAATDVSGVPELVTHERTGLLCPSNDPRALAEIIRRALTDNDLRRTIIPAAVERAHAVFNNKVLIRQLGEIYKSHGVPCRK is encoded by the coding sequence ATGCCCGCACCCGACGGACGAACGACCCTGGGCATGGTGCTCAAGGGGTACCCGCGCATTTCCGAGACCTTCATCTCCAACGAGATCCGACTGCTCGAGGAGATGGGCTTCAAGATCCACATCTACTCCATGCGCGCCCCGCGCGAGAATTTCTCCCACGAGTCCATCAAGCGCATCAAGGCCAAGGTCACCTACCTGCCCGAATCCATGATCTGGGGACTGCCCCGGCTGCTCTACCACAACATCCGCCTCTTCCTGCGCATGCCCGGCCGCTACCTCGACTGCCTCAAGATCATGAAGAAGCGCTTCCGCCTGGCCCCCAAGAAACACACCTGGGTCAAGCACATGCTCCAGGCGGGCTACATCGTCCAGAAATCCGTGCTCGACGACGGCGTGGACCTCGGCCACCTGCACGGCCACTTCGCCCACACCCCGACCACAGTGACCATGTACGCCGCCTTCCTGGCCGACGTCCCATTCTCCTTCACGGCCCACGCCAAGGACATCTACACCCAGGACCCCCGGCGCATCATGGACAAGGTCGAACGCGCCAGGTTCGTGGTCACCTGCACCCGCTACAACGAACAGTACCTCCGCGAACACGTGGCCAACGGCAACCCCATCCACTGCGTCTACCACGGGATCAACCTCGACCTCTTCTCGCCCAACGGCCGCGCCCCCGAGGCAAAACCGCCCTACAACATCCTCACCGTGGCCCGCTTCGTGGAAAAAAAGGGGATCGACACCGTGCTCCAGGCCCTGGCCGAACTGCGCGCCCAGGGACTCGACTTCCGCTACACCCTGGTCGGCGAGGGCAAGGCCAAATTCAACCGCAGGATCAAACACCTCGTCCATGACCTCGGCCTCGACGACGTCACCACCCTCACCGGCACCATCACCCACGACGAGGTCATCAGACTCCTGGACCACACCGACTGCTTCACCCTGGGCTGCCGCAAGGCCAAGGACGGAGACCGCGACGGCATCCCCAACGTCGTCGCCGAAGCCATGGCCACCGGCGTGCCCGTGGCCGCCACCGACGTCTCCGGCGTGCCCGAACTCGTCACCCACGAACGGACCGGCCTGCTCTGCCCGTCCAACGACCCCCGCGCCCTGGCGGAAATCATCCGCCGCGCCCTGACCGACAACGACCTGCGCCGGACCATCATTCCCGCCGCCGTCGAACGCGCCCACGCCGTGTTCAACAACAAGGTCCTCATCCGCCAACTCGGCGAAATCTACAAATCCCACGGCGTGCCCTGCCGGAAGTAG
- a CDS encoding DMT family transporter, with the protein MNTRALRADVLLFLTAAIWGLAFVAQRVGMEHVGPLTFNGIRFALGALALVPLTLALEKRRTPGFAGADRRRMAIGGGMLGLALFIGASLQQIGLAGPQLAGFGLEASTAGKAGFITGLYVVLVPIFGLLLAQRPGWGTWVGAALAVVGMYLLSVTSDLTISFGDLLVFIGAFFWAGHVLLVGKLSPGLDAVDAIKLSTIQFAACAVLSLVGALLTEEITLPGIVGAGPAIAYGGLMSVGVAYTLQVVAQRDAQPAHAAIILSLESVFAAIGGWIMLGEVLTTRGLVGCGLMLGGMLLSQLKP; encoded by the coding sequence GTGAACACCCGCGCCCTTCGCGCCGACGTCCTGCTCTTCCTCACCGCAGCCATCTGGGGCCTGGCCTTCGTGGCCCAGCGCGTGGGCATGGAGCACGTCGGCCCCCTGACCTTCAACGGCATCCGCTTCGCCCTCGGGGCCCTGGCCCTGGTCCCGCTCACCCTGGCCCTGGAGAAACGGCGCACGCCGGGCTTTGCCGGCGCGGACAGGCGGCGCATGGCCATCGGCGGCGGGATGCTCGGCCTGGCCCTGTTCATCGGGGCCTCCCTGCAACAGATCGGCCTGGCCGGTCCGCAGCTGGCCGGGTTCGGCCTGGAGGCGTCCACCGCGGGCAAGGCCGGGTTCATCACCGGGCTCTACGTGGTCCTGGTGCCCATCTTCGGCCTGCTCCTGGCCCAGCGTCCGGGCTGGGGCACCTGGGTCGGCGCGGCCCTGGCCGTGGTCGGCATGTACCTGCTGTCCGTGACCTCCGACCTGACCATCTCCTTCGGCGACCTGCTGGTCTTCATCGGCGCGTTCTTCTGGGCGGGGCACGTGCTCCTGGTGGGCAAGCTCTCGCCCGGCCTGGACGCGGTGGACGCCATCAAGCTGTCCACCATCCAGTTCGCGGCCTGCGCGGTCCTGTCGCTTGTCGGCGCGCTGCTCACCGAGGAGATCACCCTGCCGGGCATCGTCGGGGCGGGACCGGCCATCGCCTACGGCGGTCTCATGTCCGTGGGCGTGGCCTACACCCTCCAGGTGGTCGCCCAGCGCGACGCCCAGCCCGCCCACGCGGCCATCATCCTCAGCCTGGAATCGGTCTTCGCGGCCATCGGCGGCTGGATCATGCTCGGGGAGGTCCTGACCACCCGGGGCCTGGTCGGCTGCGGCCTGATGCTCGGCGGCATGCTCCTCAGCCAGCTCAAGCCCTAG
- a CDS encoding glycosyltransferase family protein — protein MESKAYNILMYSHDTYGLGHIRRTMAIARNLVGPEVNILIVTGSPIVGRYTMPRGIDFVRIPGMIKKTNMVYMPHSIKVDPKIAISIRTNIISATAKSFKPDLLIVDKVPTGLKSEVLPTLKWMRKHLPCSRVVLGLRDILDDAESTRADWARKKFPDVLRDLYSEIWVYGSKAMYDPIVEYAFPEDIAAKTVFTGYIPRFVPSTRRTRRKHKQVIVTIGGGGDGYVVLDTYLKMLETNGTVDFKTLMITGPFLSPERLDELADRARALKVQIKPFVRNMEKRMARSDLVVSMGGYNTMCEILSLKKPSLIIPRDNPRREQLIRAQVFKDRGLCDYIPWGQVSPETMRAKINALLEDPSPYSSALDSFAMTGLEVMRERLQFFRENC, from the coding sequence ATGGAATCGAAAGCCTACAATATCCTGATGTACTCCCACGACACCTACGGTCTGGGACACATCCGCCGCACCATGGCCATCGCCCGTAACCTGGTGGGGCCCGAGGTCAACATCCTCATCGTCACCGGCTCGCCCATCGTCGGCCGGTACACCATGCCCAGGGGCATCGACTTCGTGCGCATTCCCGGCATGATCAAGAAGACCAACATGGTCTACATGCCCCATTCCATCAAGGTCGATCCCAAGATCGCCATCTCCATCCGCACCAACATCATTTCGGCCACGGCCAAGAGCTTCAAGCCGGACCTGCTCATCGTGGACAAGGTTCCCACCGGCCTCAAGAGCGAGGTCCTGCCCACCCTCAAGTGGATGCGCAAGCACCTGCCCTGCTCCCGCGTGGTCCTCGGGCTGCGCGACATCCTCGACGACGCCGAGTCCACCCGCGCCGACTGGGCGCGCAAGAAATTTCCCGATGTCCTGCGCGACCTCTACTCCGAGATCTGGGTCTACGGCTCCAAGGCCATGTACGACCCCATCGTGGAGTACGCCTTCCCGGAAGACATCGCCGCCAAGACCGTGTTCACCGGCTACATCCCGCGCTTCGTGCCGAGCACCCGCAGGACCCGGCGCAAGCACAAGCAGGTCATCGTCACCATCGGCGGCGGCGGCGACGGCTACGTGGTCCTCGACACCTACCTCAAGATGCTCGAGACCAACGGCACCGTGGACTTCAAGACCCTGATGATCACCGGCCCGTTCCTCTCCCCGGAACGGCTCGACGAACTGGCCGACCGCGCCCGCGCCCTCAAGGTCCAGATCAAGCCCTTCGTGCGCAACATGGAGAAACGCATGGCCCGGTCCGACCTGGTGGTCTCCATGGGCGGCTACAACACCATGTGCGAGATTCTTTCCCTGAAAAAGCCGTCCCTGATCATCCCGCGCGACAACCCCCGCCGGGAACAGCTCATCCGCGCCCAGGTCTTCAAGGACCGCGGACTGTGCGACTACATCCCCTGGGGTCAGGTCTCGCCCGAAACCATGCGCGCCAAGATCAACGCCCTGCTCGAAGACCCCTCGCCCTACTCCTCGGCCCTGGACTCCTTCGCCATGACCGGCCTCGAAGTCATGCGCGAACGCCTTCAATTCTTCCGCGAGAACTGCTGA
- the fsa gene encoding fructose-6-phosphate aldolase — MQFFLDTANLDQIREVGELGLLDGVTTNPTLMSREGGDWRKQAALICDLVDGPVSLEVIATNHEEMIKEAKDLVSFGTNVVVKIPMIPEGLKALRELTERGIKTNVTLVFSPTQALLAAKLGATYVSPFVGRLDGLSQSGMQAVEQMRTMFDNYAFETKILVASVRHPMHVLEAGLIGADVITLPYSTIMQLMQHPLTDKGLATFLADWEAFQKNA; from the coding sequence ATGCAATTCTTTCTCGACACCGCCAACCTGGACCAGATCCGCGAAGTGGGCGAGCTCGGCCTGCTCGACGGCGTGACCACCAATCCCACCCTCATGTCCCGCGAGGGCGGCGACTGGCGCAAACAGGCCGCGCTCATCTGCGACCTGGTGGACGGTCCGGTCTCGCTGGAGGTCATCGCCACCAATCACGAGGAGATGATCAAGGAGGCCAAGGACCTGGTCTCCTTCGGCACCAACGTGGTGGTCAAGATCCCCATGATCCCCGAGGGGCTCAAGGCCCTCCGGGAGCTGACCGAGCGGGGCATCAAGACCAACGTGACCCTGGTCTTTTCACCTACCCAGGCCCTGCTGGCGGCCAAGCTCGGGGCCACCTACGTGTCCCCCTTCGTGGGGCGGCTCGACGGCCTCAGCCAGTCCGGCATGCAGGCCGTGGAGCAGATGCGGACCATGTTCGACAACTATGCCTTCGAGACCAAAATCCTGGTGGCCTCGGTGCGCCACCCCATGCACGTGCTCGAGGCCGGGCTGATCGGCGCGGACGTCATCACCCTGCCGTACTCCACGATCATGCAGCTGATGCAGCATCCCCTGACGGACAAGGGGCTGGCCACCTTCCTGGCCGACTGGGAGGCGTTCCAGAAAAACGCCTAG
- a CDS encoding WbuC family cupin fold metalloprotein yields MSEEKNPSPALEAPAGDVTPLTLSLVGTLLARSRQSPRKRMLQKLHKSLDATAHRMFNAMQPGTYVMPHRHLDPAKDETVLVMAGSMLFIRFTDDGEIAEQILLQPGTETFGVDVAPHVYHTYVPLKPDTLVFECKTGPYAPESDKDVPDWAPREGTPEAEPYLLKLLKALAAKAEAEAEASRAERGDEPDQ; encoded by the coding sequence ATGAGCGAAGAAAAAAACCCTTCCCCGGCCCTGGAAGCGCCCGCGGGCGACGTCACCCCCCTGACGCTCAGCCTGGTGGGCACGCTCCTCGCCCGCTCCCGGCAGAGCCCGCGCAAGCGCATGCTCCAGAAGCTGCACAAGTCCCTGGACGCCACGGCGCACCGCATGTTCAACGCCATGCAGCCCGGCACCTACGTCATGCCGCACCGGCACCTCGATCCGGCCAAGGACGAGACCGTCCTGGTCATGGCCGGATCCATGCTCTTCATCCGCTTCACGGACGACGGCGAGATCGCCGAGCAGATCCTGCTCCAGCCCGGCACCGAGACCTTCGGCGTGGACGTGGCCCCGCACGTCTACCACACCTACGTGCCGCTCAAGCCGGACACCCTGGTCTTCGAGTGCAAGACCGGCCCCTACGCCCCGGAGTCGGACAAGGACGTGCCGGACTGGGCCCCGCGCGAAGGCACCCCCGAGGCCGAGCCCTATCTCCTCAAGCTGCTCAAGGCCCTGGCCGCCAAGGCCGAGGCCGAGGCCGAAGCCTCCAGGGCGGAGCGCGGCGACGAGCCGGACCAGTAG
- a CDS encoding GNAT family N-acetyltransferase, with product MTAILRPMKAADIDAVCTLLHENMNPNFTARRWRALFTPTWCGEKHDMGIVAEDNGRIVGVHGHVCSYRVIDGHRERFRNFSSWYILKDYRRQGLGSAMVEMASADPEVTCTVFSLSPKQTAFFKTLGMSVLEEERLLWRRTGKEYDNLELVSDPAKIRQCCDQGDIRVFDDHHELPVIPVLVMTRCTQCLLFLSRAVKHGGVVYYDVLYRSNPTLFTDRIQDIAEALLPDDECVLAADRRFTNHDAGGEVEIIKSPRFFKSARVQPKDIDLAYSEISLLGLKLD from the coding sequence ATGACCGCTATACTGCGCCCGATGAAGGCGGCGGACATCGACGCCGTCTGCACGCTTCTGCACGAGAACATGAACCCGAACTTCACCGCTCGGCGTTGGAGGGCGTTGTTCACCCCGACCTGGTGCGGGGAGAAGCACGACATGGGCATCGTGGCCGAGGACAACGGCCGCATCGTGGGCGTGCACGGGCACGTCTGCTCCTACCGGGTCATCGACGGCCACCGCGAACGATTCCGCAATTTTTCCTCCTGGTACATCCTCAAGGACTACCGCCGCCAGGGGCTGGGCTCGGCCATGGTCGAGATGGCCTCCGCCGACCCCGAGGTGACCTGCACGGTCTTTTCCCTGTCCCCCAAGCAGACCGCGTTCTTCAAGACCCTGGGCATGAGCGTGCTCGAGGAGGAACGGCTGCTGTGGCGGCGCACCGGCAAGGAGTACGACAACCTCGAACTGGTCTCGGACCCGGCCAAGATCCGGCAGTGCTGCGACCAGGGCGACATCCGCGTCTTCGACGACCACCACGAGCTGCCGGTCATCCCGGTCCTGGTCATGACCCGCTGCACCCAGTGCCTGCTCTTCCTGTCCAGGGCCGTGAAACACGGCGGCGTGGTCTACTACGACGTGCTCTACCGCTCCAACCCGACCCTGTTCACCGACAGGATCCAGGACATCGCCGAGGCCCTGCTGCCCGACGACGAGTGCGTCCTGGCCGCGGACCGGCGGTTCACGAACCACGACGCAGGGGGCGAGGTGGAGATCATCAAGTCGCCGCGCTTCTTCAAGTCCGCCCGGGTGCAGCCCAAGGACATCGACCTGGCCTACTCCGAGATTTCCCTGCTCGGGCTCAAGCTCGACTAG